AACAAGGCAGGAGGCAGGAGGTCACTGAGCGTAGCCGAAGTGAGGCAGAAGGCAAGAGGATTAGACTTGTTTCTTCCATCCATAACGGAAGCGAGCGCGTCCGTAAACAGCTTTTGTCAAAGTGGAAAAACCCAATCGCTAAAAGCTTTTCGCAGCTTTACTTTTCACTTTTTGGCTATAGATTTTAATTTATATTAGAAAATAAAGCCTCAAACCTTTGTGAAATAAAAGTTCCAGAGCCTGATTTAGATTATTGTTTTCTGAAAGTGACAGAAGCTGTTTACGAGCGATCGCCCGTAATGGATGTAAAGAAACAGAAATATTTCTTAGAAAAGGGATATTCATCAATAGTCAGCCTTTAGAGCTTTGTCTATGCTCAGAAAAGCTACCAAAAAAAGTTAGGAAATTAGTCAGTTGGAGGTAACTGTGTGAATATTGGCATTATCGGTTCAGGAAATATCGGAGGCAGTCTAGGTAATATCTGGGCAAAGAAGGGTCACAAAGTTATGTTTAGCGGCTCGCGCGATCGGCAGAAACTGCAAGAGGTAGCCAAGTCTGCTGGTGAAAATGCCAGCATAGGTAGTGTGGCAGAAGCGGCACAGTTTGGCGAAGTAATTCTCCTTGCTGTACCCTGGCTCGCAGTCGAAGACGCTCTTGCTTGTACCGGGACAATTGAAGGGAAAATCCTGATCGACAGCACGAACCCAATTGAGTCAAATTGTAGCGGTCTTTTGGTGGGATGGACAAATTCTGGCGGCGAAGAGGTAGCCAAGCATGTAAAAGGTGCTCGGGTTGTCAAGGCTTTCAACATTGTTGCAGCCAGCATATTTCAGAGCGAATCCCGGCTGTTTGGCTCGGAGCGAGCAGTCCTCTTCTACTGCGGTGACGACAAAGTAGCTAAGATCGTAGTCGCTTCTTTGATTGAAGACGTTGGGTTTGAGCCGATGGATGTAGGACCACTGAGCAGTGCACGCTTCTTAGAACCAATGGAACAATTGTATGAGCAAATTGTGAAGTCAGGTATCACGAAGGAATTTGCGTTCACGTTAGCCCGTCGTTGAAGAATTGATACTCCCCTCCTTGAAAGGGTATTTGTCAATCAAAAACTGCCATTGCTGTGCTAAATAGTGATTTTTTGTGATTGGACAACTCTTAACTTAAGGCTTCACCACTTACTAGCAAGACAGCCTAAAAATAGAAAATACTGACAGCATCTTGAAGGAGATAACTTATGAAGGCATATGTAATTAAAGACACATTTGGCATAGATTCTCTCATCTTTACAGAGCGACCTGAGCCAATTCCTGGCCCTAATCAATTGCTCATCAAGTTGCGGGCAGTTTCACTGAACGCCCGTGACTTGATGGTTGTGAAAGGCGTATACACTCCTATTAAACCCTTACCTCTGATTCCTGTCTCTGATGGTGTTGGAGAAGTGATTGCAGTTGGAGAAGGTGTTACGCGTGTAAAGATCGGAGACCGGGTGGCTAGCATTTTCATGCAGAAGTGGCTTGCTGGTAAACTGACAGCAGAAAAGGCTCAGTCGGACTTGGGCGGATCGCAAGATGGGATGTTAGTAGAGTATGCGGTACTGCATGAGGATGGCGTTGTGCATGTACCGGAACATCTGTCAGATGAGGAAGCTGCTACACTACCTTGTGCAGGAGTTACAGCTTGGCACGCCCTGATTACAGAGGGTGACGTGAAAGCAGGAGAAACTGTACTCTTGCAAGGCACGGGAGGCGTCTCTATGTTCGCCTTGCAGTTTGCCAAAATTGCAGGTGCACGTGTAATTGTGACATCAAGTAGCGACGAAAAGTTGGAGCGAGTACGTCAGTTGGGAGCTTCCGATGAGATTAACTACAAGCAGACACCGAACTGGGATGAAAAAGCCCGGGAACTTACCGGAGGCGTCGGTCTAGACCACATCATGGAAGTAGGCGGTGCTGGAACTTTTGCAAAGTCTCTGCGTGCAGTTCGTCTTGGTGGTCAGATTAGCTTGATCGGTGTTCTCACGGGTATGGCGGCAGATTTAAATATCGTCCCAATTGTTCAGCAGAACGTGCGGGTTCAGGGAATACACGTCGGTCATCGTGATATGTTCGAGGATATGAATCGGGCGATCGCACAGCATCAGTTACGACCGATAGTAGATCGAGTATTTTCCTTTGATGAGACACCTGAAGCATTTGAGTATATGGAAAAAGGTGCACACTTCGGCAAAATTTGTATCCGCTTTTAATGTCTTGAAAGAGTGTCGTTGTAGCGGTGGGTGAGGGCGCAATGGCGGTTCCATTTATCTACAGGACTTACGCACAGGTCACGGAAAATCAAACCACAGAGAACGCAGATAACACAGAGGAATAAGAGTTAGAGAGGTTTTTTGCGTAAGTCCTAATCTATTTTAGCAAGATTTAAGCATGATAGACTTACAAAGTTTACGCCAGGTGTCCCTCTTTGCGCAGTTAAATGATCAGGATCTCCACTGGTTAGCAGAACACGGTAGCGACCTATGGCTAGAACCAGGTAAGAAATTCCCAAAAGAAGGAGAGCGTGCTGATTATTTTTACGTCCTTTTAGAAGGCAAGCTTCGGATCACGAAAAATTTCGGCGGTCACGAGATGTATTTGGCTACTTACGAACCTGGAACCCCCTTTGGTGAGGTTCCTTTGTTTACAAACAAGCCTTACCTTGCTAGTGCTTGTGCTTTGCAGGAAAGCCATCTCTTCCGATTGAACAAAGACGCTTTTTGGGAAATGCTTACCAATCTTCCTTCGATTACCCGTAATCTTCTGAACATCATGGGGGAACGAATGCAAGTCCTAGAGTCAACCTCACAACAACGTGAAAAACTTGTTGCACTTGGCACGTTGGCGGCTGGTCTTGCCCATGAAATGAATAATCCTGCTGCTGCTAGTTGTCGAGCTGCCGAGCAATTACAAGAAACCCTTGAAAGGTTGTCATCATTCGCACTCAAGCTCAGTCAACAGCCGATAACTAAAGAGCAAATGGCGTATATTGTGAACTTACAGCACCACACGATCAAGCGTGCCACACCAGCGCCTTACATTGATTCACTAACACAGAGCGACCTAGAAAACGAGGTTGCAGACTGGCTAAAGACGCACAGCGTAGATGATGTATGGAAACTCACTCCAGCCCTAGTACAAGCTGGGCTAAACACTGAATGGCTAGACACTTTTGTAGAACATGTAACTGCCGACTTGTTAAGCGATGCCCTGAAATGGCTTGAGGCAACACTAACAGGAGTTGAACTTTTAAACGAAATCGAGCAAAGCACGACACGCATTTCTAAGCTAATCAAGGCGGTTAAGGATTACTCGTATATGGATCAGGCTCCACTACAGCAAGTGGATGTGCATGAGGGGCTGCAAAGTACGCTGGCAATTCTCGGTTACAAGCTTAAAAGAAGCGTGGTTGTAACCCGCGAGTACGATCTAAGCTTGCCCAGGATCTATGCTTATGGCAGTCAACTCAACCAAGTATGGACTAACCTAATTGATAATGCCATCAATGCGATCCAAGGAAATGGGCAGATTTGGATACGCACATCAAGAGAAAATGACAGCTTGCTAGTGGAGATTACCGACAATGGAGCCGGAATTCCGCCTGAGATTCATTCACGCATTTTCGAGCCATTTTTCACAACGAAGGGAGTGGGAGAAGGCACAGGTTTGGGTCTGCATATCGCCTACCGCATTGTTGTTACACACCATCAAGGTGACATCAGCCTCATCTCCCAACCTGGATGTACTTGTTTTCAGGTTCGCTTACCTATAGAACAATCACACTAGTAGTCTGCCAACCCAAAAATGTGCTTGTGAGGACTGGGAAAAGGGTAAGGGATTTAAACCCTTTCCCCCTTCCCCTTTACCCTTTACCCCGCCAAGTTCACTTGGCGGACTACTAGAACCACTGGCGCGATCGCTTATCAAATATCCAAAGTTTTATACTTCTGGAATAGCACCACAAAATACAACCTTGTCCCAAAAAATTGTCCCTTGTAACTATGTTTCATAACTTGTAGACTGAACGCATAGTCATGGCAAACGGATCTTAACTTAGAAACGCCCAATCATTAAGGATTGTAGACCTCAAAATATTTATCCTCATCTACCAATGTTTGAAGGGAGCAGTCTGAGCATTGCGATGGTTTATGTGACAACTTCCAACAAAAAAGAAGAGTTTGCCAGCGAGGATGAGCGCTTCTTTTTAGCTAATAACAGCATAAAGGAAGTTCTTGGTGGAAGCTTATAGCAGTTAGCAGTCAGTATTCAGCCTTAAACAAGCTGTTTGTCAGGTTGCAATGTATTTTTTTGAACTACGAAGAAAATTTCTGATACACAAAAAGGAGCAAGTTGAAAATGAAAGCATATGAAGTTCAAAATGTCGCTGGAGTGAATCAATTTAAGCGGACTGAACTACCACAACCAAGCCCCGGTTGTAGACAAGTCCTAATCAAAGTAAAGGCAGTTTCTATCAATGACCGAGATCGGATGATTGCCAAAGGTGTATATCCGTTCGCTTTAAGTTTGCCATTAATTCCTCTAAGCGATGGAGTGGGAGAAGTCGTAGCCTTGGGCGATGGTGTGACACGGGTAAAACTAGGCGATCGCGTCTGTGGAAACTTTGTCCAAAAATGGGTTTCTGGAGAACTAAGCGAGTGGATGACCAAGTTTACCCTTGGTTCGATATTACCGGGCTTGTTGGCAGAATATGCTGTTTTAGATGAAGAATCACTAGTGCAAGTACCAGAACACCTCACCGACGAAGAAGCTGCTACGCTACCCTCTGCTGCTCTCACCGCGTGGCACTCACTCTTGACAGAAGGGGGACTACAAGCTGGTGATACAGTTCTTTTACAAGGCACATCTGCTGTTTCACTGTTTGCTTTGCAATTTGCCCATTTTGCGGGTGCAAGAGTCATTATCACCTCCAGTAGTGACGCCAAACTGTCACGTGTCAAGGAGTTGGGCGCATCAGATGTCATCAACTACAAACAAACCCCTGATTGGGAGGAGCAGGTATTGCAGTTAACTCAAGGACGTGGTGTTGATTACGTAGTTGAAATGAGTGGTGGTGCTTCCTTGGCTAAGTCAATGCAAGTGGTACGTTTAGGTGGAACGATTCTCATGGTAGGAGCACAAGCGGTTTCAGATGCCGGAATTAATGCATTACAATTCATTCTCGGCCGCATCCGATTACGTGGCATTTTGACTCCTGGACATCGTGAATCTTTTGAAGCTATGAACCGTGCTATTAGCATCGCTAAACTCCGTCCTATCGTCGATAGTGTCTTTGAGTTTGAGCAAGCCCAAGAAGCGTTTGATTACATGAATCAAGGCAAGTACTTTGGCAAGATTAGCATTAGAGTGTAGGAAGTATAGCGGTTACTTCGGATTACTGCAAAAAACTGGGATGCTCCTGTGTTACTTAACTTTTTCATAAAAACCAAATTGGCATTATGATAAGAACCTCTGCACTATTTTCTAATCATTTAATTGGTGGTTGATATATTCTTCTAGTCTAAAAAGCAGAAATAAACTCATGAATGCTTTCAAAAATTGGAAAACCCTTAACTGGTCTGAATATGGTGCAGAGTTGGTGGGAACTGCTTTTAATCTCTTGATTGGATTCAGTATCATCACCTTCAATTTTGGCAAAGGCTTACCTATGGAGCATCTCATCCCGGCAGTGAGTCCTCGTTTATTAATTAATGGTGTGATCTTTGCTGGAAGTGGTGCATTATTTAGTATTTCACCTTTAGGTAAACTTAGTGGGGCGCACCTCAACCCATGTTTATCATTAGCGTTCTGGTTGCAAGGCAAAATGCATAAACATGACTTAATTGGATATATTTTTGGTCAATTTATTGGCGCTATTCTGGGCACATCTTTAGCATTAGCTTTGTGGAAAAATTATCTGGTCAGCGTCAATTATTGTATCACTTCACCTGGAATAGGTTATCCATTGTGGTATGTATTTCTAGCTGAAGTTTTCATGACATTTCTGTTAGTTCTGTCTATCTTTATCTTCTTGAGTCATCATCATTTATTGCGCTGGACACCTTTAATGGTATGGCTTCTAGTGGCAACTATGGTGTGGCTGGGAGCGCCCATTTCTGGTACTAGTTTGAATACAGCACGCAGCATTGGCCCTGCTTTATTAGCATGGTCTTGGCAAAACCAATGGCTTTATTGTATTGCATCTCCATTAGGAGCATTAGTTGCCGTAAAAATTTTTGACCTAATAGCTATGGGTGAACGCGAAGTCCTGACAGGGAAACTTTTTCATGTTCCCAACTATCGTTGTATTTTTAAAAATGTTAAAGTACCACATCTACCAAAGCATGGGTAAATTTAACCTAGAAACAACAAACTTGGTATCAAAGCTTGACTAGCAAAAAATCTGGCAGATATCCCTCTTCTATTACTTTCAACAGAGAATAATCTATAAGCTTGATTGGTTTCTACTTTCGTAACAAATAAGTCACAATTATACGATGCTGCAAAGTAGCTAGCGCGATCGCACAATTCCTCACTATATCTGAGGCTCACTAAAGGGAGGTATTTTTTCTCCTTCGAGTGACAAAACAGGGATATAGAAGAATTTAGTAGTCAAAAGTCAAAATTTGTAAAGAATCTAGTCAGATTGATAGATTCATTCAGCAAATATTTTCCTGATTCTTGAACTATTGTGACTTTTGAATTCTGACAAATATTCTTTTAGTTGAAAGTCATTTATCAACCTTAGAAAACATCAAAATACTCTAAAAGGAGAAAGTCAATGAAGAAACTAGAAGGTAAGGTAGCTTTAGTAACAGGTAGTAGCGGAGGAATTGGTCAAGCTATTGCTGTACATCTCGCTGAACAAGGTGCAGATGTTGTAATAGACTACCGCTCTCATCCTGAAGGCGCTCAAGAAACTCTGTCGAAGGTAGAAGCAGCTGGTAGCAAAGGTTTAACTGTTAAAGCTGATTTAAGTGTAATTAGTGATATTCGTCAACTTATAGACCAGGGTATTCAATACTTTGGCAAGTTAGACATTCTTGTGAACAATGCTGGTATTGATGGTAGAAATGCTGATTTCTGGAACATCACTGAAGCCGACTATGATGCAGTCATCGATCTCAACCTCAAAGGTACATTTTTTGCCACTCAAGCGATAGTGCAGCACTTCATAGAAACCAAGCGAACTGGCAAAATCATTAATATTAGCTCCACTCATGAGGAAATAGCATTTCCCCACTTCACTAAGCTACTGTGCCAGTAAAGGTGGCGTAAAAATGATGATGCGTAACCTAGCCGTTGAGCTTGGGCCTTTGGGAATTACAATTAACAACGTGGCTCCTGGAGCAATTGAGACACCAATCAATAGTAAGCTGTTAAATGACCCCGAAAAATTAGCAGCACTGTTAAAAAACATTCCCTTGGGTCGCTTAGGTAAGCCAGAAGATATCGCACCTATAGTTAGCTTCTTAGCCTCAGCCGATGCTGATTACATCACAGGCGCAACCTTCTATGTAGATGGAGGATTGAGCCGGAACTATCATGAGCAATAGGTAAGCTAGAACACTAGTAGTCTGCCAACCCAAAAATGTTAGGTGGAGGTTGGGTAAAGGTTAGTGGAGGTTGGGTAAAGGTTAAAGGGAAAAGGGTAAGGGATAAAAAACCTTTTCCCTTTCCCCTTTCCCCTTCCCCATGAATTACGAATTACGAATTGCTATACTCACTCCATGAGGTTGTATTGCTCAAGCCTGGACGGTGGCGGAAGTTCTTAGCGACTAGATAGCAACACAACCTACCACATAGAATTTTGAGTTTTAAGTTTTGCAGTCAGAGAAAAAGTATTATTTAAGACATTCAAAACAACCTTGTGCTAAAGATTTTTAATCCAAAATCCAAAATCCCTATGACTCAAGAAGAAGCAAGATTAGCAGCAGACCGCGATCGCACCGCTTATTGGAAACGATGGGGTTCTTACCTGAGTGAACGGCAGTGGGGAACAGTGCGCGAAGACTATAGCCCTAATGGTACCGCCTGGGAATTCTTTCCCCACGACCATGCCCGCTCCCGCGCCTATCGCTGGGGAGAAGATGGAATTGCGGGAATTTCCGATAATCATCAGCGACTATGTTTTGCGATCGCTCTCTGGAATGGTGAGGATGAAATTCTCAAAGAGAGGCTTTTCGGTCTTACAGGAAATCAGGGGAATCACGGGGAAGATGTTAAAGAATACTACTTCTACCTGGATAATACCCCGACTCATTCCTATATGAAATATCTTTATAAATATCCCCAAGCAGCTTTCCCATACAGTCAGCTCGTAGAAGAAAATCGGTGCAGAGGTCGCCAAAACTCGGAGTTTGAATTAATCAACACAGGTATATTTGACCAAGACCGTTATTTTGATGTATTTGTTGAATACGCCAAGGCTTCACCCGACGACATTTTGATTCAAATCACTGTGATTAACCGAGGACCGGAAGCAAAAACGTTGCATTTATTACCAACGCTTTGGTTTCGCAACACCTGGTCTTGGACTGGTAATCAACAAGAAAAGCCGTGGTTAAAAATTAGCCAATCTAACTCTGACCTCAGCACCATCGAAGCTTATCACCCCTCTTTAGAAACTCGATGGCTGTACTGTAATGAAACTCCAGAACTACTATTTACAGAAAATGAGACTAATAATCAAAGATTGTTTGGGGTCAACAATGCTTCGCCATACGTTAAAGATGGAATAAATAATTATGTAGTGAATGAGGAAAAAACAGGGGTCAATCCCAATCGGATCGGCACTAAATTTGCAGCTCGTTACCAATTAGAAATTGGTGCAGGCGAAACCAAGACAGTGCGATTACGATTAAGTGACGCGCAAAATTTAATTGCACCATTCGGTACGGAATTTGATACAGTTTGGCAACAGCGCCAGCGCGAGGCAGATGAATTTTATCAGCGAATTTGTCCGTTGCCAATGTTAGAAGACAGGCGGAATGTGCAGCGGCAAGCATTTGCTGGAATGTTATGGAGCAAACAATTTTACTACTATGTAGCCGACCAATGGCTAAAAGGCGATCCAGCTAGGCCGACGCCGCCAGCATCACGGCTCAATGGCAGAAACCATGAATGGTTTCATGTATTTAACGACGATGTACTTTCCATGCCCGACAAATGGGAATATCCTTGGTTTGCGGCTTGGGATTTAGCTTTTCATGTAATTCCGCTCTCGATGATTGATCCCGACTTTGCCAAGCTGCAACTGAGTCGCTTGACACGAGAGTGGTATATGCATCCTAACGGCCAGCTACCGACTTATGAATGGGCTTTTGGTGATGTCAATCCGCCCGTTCATGCCTGGGCAGCATGGCAGGTTTATCAGATTGAGCAAAAAATCTATGGTCGTGCAGATAAAAAATTTCTGGAGAGCGTCTTTCAAAAATTACTGCTGAACTTTACTTGGTGGGTTAACCGGAAAGATTTTGAGGGTAAGAATATCTTTCAGGGTGGCTTTCTAGGCATGGATAATATTGGTGTCTTTGATCGCAGTGTTCAACTACCAACTGGTGGATATCTGCAACAAGCAGATGGTACAAGTTGGATGGCGATGTATTCTCTGAATATGCTAACGATCGCCTTAGAATTAGCAAAAGAAAATTCTGCCTATGAAGATATCGCCAGCAAGTTTTTCGAGCATTTCTTGTACATTGCTGATGCGATGAACGGCGTTGGTGATGCCGAAATAGCGCTATGGGATGAAACTGATGGTTTTTACTACGATGCTCTACATTTACCAGATAGTCATCAATTCCCGATGAAAGTGCGATCGCTGGTGGGGCTAATTCCATTATGTGCCGTGAGCATTTTAGAATCAGAAACCTTAGATCAGCTCCCAGGCTTTAGAGAGCGGACGCAATGGTTTCTGAAAAATCGCCCCGATCTGACCCGAAATATTGCTTGTATGCAGAAAGAAGGTATCGGTGAGCGCCGACTGCTAGCGATCGCCTATCCAGATAAACTCCGTCGCATCCTAGAAAAAATGTTAGATGCAACAGAATTTTTCGGACCTTATGGTATTCGCTCTGTTTCTAAAGTTCATGCATCCGATCCTTACGTTTTAACAGTAGATGGCCGGGAGTATCGAGTTGATTATGAACCTGCTGAGTCTAGTACAGGGATGTTTGGCGGTAATTCCAACTGGCGTGGGCCAATTTGGTTTCCCATTAATTATCTACTCCTAGAATCACTACAAAAGTTCTATCGCTACTTTGGAGACGATTTCAAAGTTGAGTGTCCCACCGGTTCAGGTCAAATGATGACGCTCAAGGAAGTATCAATTGAATTAGCTCAAAGACTAATCCAAATTTTTCTCACAGATGCTTCTGGTAAACGACCTTTTTATGGTGGAACAGATAAATTTCAAACTGACCCAAATTGGCGTGACCTGATTCTGTTCAATGAATACTTTCATGGAGATAATGGCGCTGGTATTGGTGCTAGTCATCAAACTGGTTGGACAGGTTTAATCGCCAAATTAATCCAGCAATGTGCAGAACAGGTTTTGTCAGAATAAAACTTCGTTGTAATATCATGTCCGCATAATTAGTTATGCTAACCACAGTCATTGCACCCCACACGCCAGTCGCTCATGGGGGAAACCCCCAAGACCGCGCTGGCTCTCCTTAATCCCCTCCCCGCTTGCGGGGAGGGGAGACAAAGCGTAGCTTTGGCGGGGGTGGGGTTCTTCGGGTTTAATAAGCAATCAAGCGGACATGATATGACTCAATAATGGAAAATCAAGCTTTTTCTACTTGTGTGTACACCGTAGCCTTGCCATATTTAATATTTGAAAATGCTAGTCTTTACCTACTTATTTATTATCTAAAAAATACAAACATATCCCCAAAATTTAACCCTTGAAACTATACTATACACTCATTAATATTAACTCTTGTAAAGCAATTAATAGGCAATTAAATTTCCAGAATAGTTAGATTGGTGACTTATTTTTTCGCCAAGTTTACTCAACAATTGCTTAAACCTAATCAAGAAAAAGATGGAAGAGTAGATAATACAAGCTACAAGCATGTTTGAAGGCAATATTGTAATGAAAATTTCATGAGTTATTTAACATAAAAATAGCCATTAATAAATTGCTAAACACATCATTGCAAAACACAATAAAGAATTTTTTAGTGGCTAAAATAGTGCTAAATGACTCATCAGTAAAATACTGTCAGGACAGAAAGACAAATGACTTTAACTACAGATAGATATCAGGTTGAACTAGCAATACCTGATTACCAGTTAGAATCGGGATGTTCACATCCTTTCGGTGCAGTACCAGACAAAGATGGAGTAAACTTTTCCCTCTTTTCAGAACATGCTACCTCTGTGGAACTCTTATTGTTTGATCGGGATGATGCTCCGCAGCCAACAAAAATTATTCAGTTAAACCCAAAGATTAATAAAACCTTCCACTTTTGGCATATCTATGTTAGAGGGTTAAAAGCGGGCGCTCACTATGCTTATCGAGTTAATGGTAATCCTGATTTACACCGAGCAGGACACCGCTTTAATAAGAATAAGGTACTACTTGACCCTTATGCTAGAGGAAACACCAACACTCTTTGGCAGCGCAACGATGCTTTAGGGACAAAAGATAACGTGACTACATCTATGCGTAGTGTAGTTATTGATATATCTGATTATGACTGGGAAGGCGATCGCCCGCTCAATCGCTCAATGAGTGACACCATCATTTATGAGGTACATGTTGGCGGATTTACCAAATCATCATCTTCCGGCTGCAAACACCCCGGCACTTTTTCTGGGATCATAGAGAAAATCCCTTACCTCAAAGAGTTAGGAATTACAGCGGTTGAACTCCTGCCAATATTTGACTTTGACGAAAAGAACATTCTTCGAGAAGTCAACGGTAAGGAACTAAAAGACTACTGGGGATATAACCCCCACAGTTACTTTGCTCCAGAAGCTTCATATTGTGCTTTTCCTGATGTTGGAAATCATATCAGAGAGTTTCGAGATTTGGTTAAGGCTTTACACAAAGAAGGAATTGAAGTCATTCTAGATGTAGTCTTTAACCACACCGACGAAGGCAACCATGAAGGCCCAACCATCAGTTTCAAAGGACTTTTTAATGATATCTTTTATCACCTAGTGCATGGGGATAAGCAGTACTACATGGACTACTCCGGGTGTGGCAATACTGTTAATTGCAACCATCCCATAGTAGAAAAGTTAATTGTAGATTGCCTGGAATTTTGGGTGAAAGAGATGCATGTTGATGGTTTCCGCTTTGATGAAGCCTCCATCCTATCTCGTAGCCAAGACGGAGTACCAATGATCCATCCGCCAGTGATTTGGCACATTGAAACATCAGAAACACTAGCTGACACCAAAATCATTGCCGAGGCTTGGGATGCTGGTGGGCTTTATCAAATTGGCGATTTCCCTGGATATCGTTGGGCAGAATGGAACGGACGTTTTCGAGATGATATCCGGCGCTTTGTCAAAGGAGATCCTGGAATGGTTGGAGCAGTTGCTTGGCGACTAGCTGGAAGTGCTGACTTATATCAATCAAGCAGACATTTACCCATTAACAGCATCAACTTTATTACTTGTCATGATGGGTTCACCCTCAATGATTTAGTTTCGTACAACCACAAGCACAATGAAGCCAATGGTGAAAACAATCGGGATGGTGTCAATGACAATTTGAGTTGGAATTGTGGGGTTGAAGGAGAAACTGACAATCCAGAAATTGATGCATT
This portion of the Nostoc sp. GT001 genome encodes:
- the glgX gene encoding glycogen debranching protein GlgX; the protein is MTLTTDRYQVELAIPDYQLESGCSHPFGAVPDKDGVNFSLFSEHATSVELLLFDRDDAPQPTKIIQLNPKINKTFHFWHIYVRGLKAGAHYAYRVNGNPDLHRAGHRFNKNKVLLDPYARGNTNTLWQRNDALGTKDNVTTSMRSVVIDISDYDWEGDRPLNRSMSDTIIYEVHVGGFTKSSSSGCKHPGTFSGIIEKIPYLKELGITAVELLPIFDFDEKNILREVNGKELKDYWGYNPHSYFAPEASYCAFPDVGNHIREFRDLVKALHKEGIEVILDVVFNHTDEGNHEGPTISFKGLFNDIFYHLVHGDKQYYMDYSGCGNTVNCNHPIVEKLIVDCLEFWVKEMHVDGFRFDEASILSRSQDGVPMIHPPVIWHIETSETLADTKIIAEAWDAGGLYQIGDFPGYRWAEWNGRFRDDIRRFVKGDPGMVGAVAWRLAGSADLYQSSRHLPINSINFITCHDGFTLNDLVSYNHKHNEANGENNRDGVNDNLSWNCGVEGETDNPEIDALRRRQIKNFAAILMLSLGVPMLVAGDEVRRTQKGNNNAYCQDNEISWLDWNLAEKNADIFRFFKGMINLRKSYCHSALRRSYFFTGEVNERGLADISWHGCKLFEPGWQDSHARVLALTVGGFEGEADIHIMLNMYWEDLDFEIPSMKGRRWCRVVDTALPSPMDIAEPGEETIVSSNVYRVKERSVVVLISKWFPVNEFPIRSEFND